In Marivivens aquimaris, one genomic interval encodes:
- a CDS encoding malate synthase G, with protein MTEYVDRAGLSVAAPLAELIENKVLAGVSADDFWGGYAAMLRDLMPQNEALLAQRDALQAKIDEWHKANPFDADAYQAFLTDIGYLVAEPDAVEIDVTNVDPEIAKLAGPQLVVPITNARFALNAANARWGSLYDALYGTDAIPGAASGKGYDEERGAKVIAWARKHLDKVVPLAGGSWADVEAMEVRGEMLSITTGGDETGLADPLQFAGHTEGSVLLKANGLLIEIKRDRISPIGKNDPAGISDVRLESALTAIMDCEDSVACVDAEDKVLAYSNWLGLMKGDLEATFQKGGQTMTRKMDDDRTFTAPDGSTFNVRGRSLLLVRNVGHLMTTDAVMLDGKETPEGIMDALVTVAGAMHDLQKSEGPKNSPAGSVYVVKPKMHGPEEVAFANELYGRVEDILGLPRYTVKLGVMDEERRTSANLAACLEQVKNRCVFINTGFLDRTGDEIHTSMAAGPVIPRGEMAATPWLKAYEAGNVDTGLAAGLSGQAQIGKGMWAKPDAMAEMLEVKIGHPKSGANTAWVPSPTAATLHATHYHVVDVFKVQDELRSREKASKAELLTPPIMSGRNLSDDEVVRELDNACQSILGYVVRWVDQGIGCSKVPDINDVGLMEDRATLRISSQYLANWLKHGICTAEQVEDSLRRMAPKVDAQNEGDAAYTPMAPSFDGEAFNAARDLIFKGEAQPSGYTEPLLHAARRRVKSA; from the coding sequence ATGACCGAATATGTTGATCGCGCTGGCCTTTCTGTTGCCGCGCCGCTTGCAGAACTGATCGAAAACAAAGTGTTGGCTGGTGTGTCCGCCGACGACTTCTGGGGCGGCTATGCTGCGATGCTCCGCGATCTGATGCCGCAAAACGAAGCCCTTTTGGCACAGCGTGATGCGCTTCAGGCCAAGATTGACGAGTGGCACAAGGCCAATCCGTTCGACGCTGACGCCTACCAGGCGTTTCTGACCGACATCGGCTATCTGGTCGCGGAGCCGGATGCTGTCGAGATCGACGTTACCAACGTTGACCCCGAAATCGCGAAGCTCGCTGGTCCGCAGCTGGTCGTTCCGATCACCAACGCTCGTTTCGCGCTCAATGCCGCGAATGCGCGCTGGGGGTCGCTATATGATGCGCTTTACGGCACCGACGCCATTCCGGGCGCGGCATCCGGCAAGGGCTACGACGAAGAGCGCGGCGCCAAGGTCATCGCCTGGGCGCGCAAGCACCTCGACAAGGTTGTTCCGCTCGCTGGCGGTTCGTGGGCCGACGTCGAGGCGATGGAAGTGCGCGGCGAGATGCTCTCGATCACCACTGGCGGCGATGAAACCGGTCTTGCCGACCCGTTGCAGTTCGCCGGACACACCGAAGGCTCGGTGTTGCTGAAAGCCAACGGCCTGCTCATCGAGATCAAGCGGGATCGAATCTCACCTATCGGTAAGAATGATCCTGCGGGCATTTCGGACGTCCGTCTGGAGTCCGCGCTGACCGCGATCATGGACTGTGAGGACTCGGTCGCTTGCGTCGATGCCGAGGACAAGGTGCTGGCCTATTCCAACTGGCTCGGCCTGATGAAAGGTGACCTTGAGGCGACGTTCCAGAAGGGCGGGCAGACCATGACCCGCAAGATGGACGACGACCGCACCTTCACCGCGCCTGATGGCAGCACCTTCAATGTCCGGGGTCGCTCGCTCTTGCTCGTCCGTAACGTGGGCCACCTGATGACCACCGATGCGGTCATGCTGGACGGCAAGGAAACGCCCGAAGGCATCATGGACGCGCTGGTAACCGTTGCCGGCGCCATGCACGATCTGCAAAAATCCGAAGGCCCGAAGAATTCGCCGGCCGGTTCCGTCTACGTCGTGAAGCCGAAGATGCACGGCCCAGAGGAAGTCGCGTTTGCCAACGAACTTTATGGCCGCGTCGAAGATATCCTCGGTCTGCCGCGTTACACCGTCAAACTGGGCGTGATGGACGAAGAGCGCCGCACCTCGGCAAACCTCGCCGCGTGTCTGGAGCAGGTGAAGAACCGCTGCGTGTTCATCAACACCGGCTTCCTTGATCGCACCGGCGATGAAATCCACACGTCCATGGCCGCTGGTCCGGTTATTCCGCGTGGCGAGATGGCGGCTACCCCGTGGCTCAAGGCTTACGAGGCGGGCAACGTCGATACCGGCCTCGCAGCTGGCCTGTCCGGTCAGGCGCAGATCGGCAAGGGCATGTGGGCGAAACCCGACGCCATGGCCGAGATGCTGGAGGTGAAGATCGGCCATCCGAAGTCGGGCGCGAACACCGCTTGGGTGCCGTCGCCGACCGCCGCAACGCTCCACGCCACGCACTACCACGTGGTCGATGTGTTCAAAGTGCAGGATGAACTGCGCAGCCGCGAAAAGGCGAGCAAGGCCGAACTGCTGACACCGCCGATCATGTCGGGTCGCAACTTGTCGGACGATGAGGTCGTGCGCGAGCTGGACAATGCCTGTCAGTCGATCCTTGGCTACGTTGTGCGCTGGGTCGATCAGGGTATCGGTTGCTCCAAGGTGCCGGACATCAACGATGTGGGCCTGATGGAAGACCGCGCGACCTTGCGGATTTCGTCGCAGTACCTCGCCAACTGGCTCAAGCATGGCATCTGTACCGCCGAGCAGGTCGAGGATTCGCTGCGCCGTATGGCTCCGAAGGTGGATGCGCAGAACGAAGGCGATGCCGCTTACACGCCGATGGCGCCGTCGTTCGATGGCGAGGCCTTCAATGCTGCCCGTGATCTGATCTTCAAAGGCGAAGCGCAGCCGTCAGGCTATACCGAACCGCTGCTCCACGCCGCACGGCGCCGCGTCAAATCGGCCTAA
- a CDS encoding IclR family transcriptional regulator: MAEKTGVQAVGRALDLLKRLGQSDEGLRVSDLSRQSGLAVSTTHRLLTTLELHGFAQFNSATSLWHVGREAFAVGAAFGMRKNYIAPALPFLRRLRDQTKETANLGILDHDELVTVSQVESREITRAISAPGGRVPVFCSGMGKAILSTWEDSDIVALAKRVGFRPMTARSLRTIEAALEDIQQVRNKGFAYDDEEHVTGLRCVAAVVWSPQGEAACAISISGLAARMSDERMEQFGKIVASSAADLSRSLGGVSSGETP, translated from the coding sequence ATGGCGGAAAAAACCGGAGTGCAGGCAGTCGGGCGCGCGCTCGATCTTTTGAAGCGGCTCGGACAATCGGACGAGGGGCTACGTGTGTCTGATTTGTCACGGCAGTCGGGGCTGGCGGTATCGACGACCCACAGGTTGCTCACCACCTTGGAACTGCATGGCTTCGCCCAGTTCAACAGTGCCACGTCCCTTTGGCATGTCGGGCGTGAGGCTTTTGCGGTGGGCGCGGCGTTTGGAATGCGGAAGAATTACATCGCGCCCGCCCTGCCGTTCCTGCGGCGGCTGAGAGATCAGACAAAGGAAACCGCCAACCTCGGTATCCTCGACCACGACGAGTTGGTGACCGTGAGTCAGGTCGAAAGCCGCGAAATCACCCGCGCGATCTCCGCACCAGGTGGGAGGGTGCCAGTTTTCTGCTCTGGCATGGGAAAAGCCATACTTTCCACATGGGAAGATTCAGACATTGTTGCGCTTGCAAAGCGTGTCGGATTCCGCCCCATGACCGCCCGCAGTTTGCGCACCATCGAGGCAGCCTTGGAAGACATCCAGCAGGTGCGCAACAAGGGGTTCGCCTACGACGATGAGGAGCATGTGACCGGCCTTCGTTGCGTCGCAGCTGTGGTGTGGTCCCCTCAAGGTGAAGCCGCTTGTGCCATATCTATCAGTGGCTTGGCGGCGAGGATGAGCGACGAGCGGATGGAACAATTCGGCAAAATCGTTGCGAGCTCAGCTGCGGATCTCTCGCGGAGCCTTGGCGGCGTATCTTCAGGCGAAACACCTTAG
- the hpaR gene encoding homoprotocatechuate degradation operon regulator HpaR, with protein MTGKFTKDKLQRTDVQRTLPMALLRAREAVMERFRPVLVESDVTEQQWRVMRVLNETGETDASDLAARACLLAPSLTRIMKTLDSKGYITTRRDPSDGRRALVKLTADGLHFVQNVDPISNAVYEEIEDILGETRLGTLLDELESVWLSLNKKQDD; from the coding sequence ATGACGGGGAAATTCACCAAAGATAAGTTGCAGCGGACCGATGTTCAGCGGACGCTGCCTATGGCGTTACTTCGCGCTCGCGAAGCCGTTATGGAGCGCTTTCGCCCGGTGTTAGTCGAATCCGACGTCACCGAGCAACAATGGCGCGTGATGCGCGTCCTTAACGAGACGGGCGAAACCGATGCGTCGGATCTTGCAGCGCGTGCGTGTCTGCTGGCGCCTTCGCTGACGCGCATCATGAAGACGCTCGACTCCAAGGGCTACATTACCACCCGCCGCGATCCGAGCGATGGTCGTCGCGCGCTCGTGAAGCTCACCGCCGATGGTCTGCACTTCGTTCAGAATGTCGATCCGATCAGCAACGCGGTCTATGAGGAGATCGAGGACATCCTCGGTGAGACGCGTTTGGGTACTTTGCTCGATGAGTTGGAGAGCGTCTGGCTCTCACTCAACAAGAAGCAGGACGACTAA
- a CDS encoding glycine betaine ABC transporter substrate-binding protein, translating into MKFKKIGVFAALAMTTGLAGAASAQECGSLTMAEMNWASAELMANVDAIILEEGYGCDVELIPGATTTTFASMNEKAEPDVAGELWINAVREPLEKAMDEGRLHSVIAGPITDLGEGWWVTRKFAEDHPDLDTVEKLIEHPEMFPYVEDESKGAFMGCPAGWGCQLTNANLFRAFDMEEKGWVLVDPGSAAGLDGAIAKASERDEAWFGYYWAPTALIGKYDLELLEWETEWGGSENWDGCIALAEQDCLDPQPTSYTESEVHTVITDRLMNEGGVAVEYLGNRVFPGSIMNTMLVYMNDQQATGEDAAWYFLETYPEIWTEWVSDEAAEAINGEL; encoded by the coding sequence GTGAAATTCAAGAAAATTGGTGTTTTCGCCGCTCTGGCAATGACAACTGGCCTCGCAGGTGCTGCAAGCGCTCAGGAATGTGGCTCGCTCACGATGGCTGAAATGAACTGGGCTTCGGCCGAGCTTATGGCGAACGTTGATGCGATCATTCTCGAAGAAGGCTACGGCTGCGATGTCGAACTGATCCCCGGCGCAACGACCACCACCTTCGCTTCGATGAACGAAAAAGCCGAGCCTGACGTTGCTGGCGAGCTTTGGATCAATGCTGTTCGTGAGCCGCTCGAAAAAGCAATGGACGAAGGTCGCCTGCATTCGGTCATCGCGGGCCCGATCACTGACCTCGGCGAAGGCTGGTGGGTCACCCGCAAGTTCGCGGAAGATCACCCCGATCTCGACACAGTTGAAAAGCTGATCGAGCATCCGGAAATGTTCCCCTATGTCGAAGACGAATCCAAAGGCGCCTTCATGGGCTGTCCGGCGGGCTGGGGCTGTCAGCTGACCAACGCCAACCTCTTCCGCGCATTCGACATGGAAGAAAAAGGCTGGGTTCTGGTTGATCCGGGTTCGGCTGCCGGTCTTGACGGCGCAATCGCGAAAGCGTCCGAGCGTGACGAAGCATGGTTCGGCTACTACTGGGCTCCGACTGCACTGATCGGCAAGTACGACCTTGAACTGCTCGAGTGGGAAACCGAATGGGGCGGCTCGGAAAACTGGGATGGCTGTATCGCACTGGCCGAGCAGGACTGCCTTGACCCGCAGCCGACCTCGTACACCGAATCCGAAGTTCACACGGTCATCACCGATCGTCTGATGAACGAAGGTGGCGTTGCTGTTGAATACCTCGGCAACCGCGTATTCCCGGGTTCGATCATGAACACGATGCTCGTGTACATGAACGACCAGCAGGCAACCGGTGAAGATGCTGCATGGTACTTCCTCGAAACCTACCCGGAAATCTGGACCGAGTGGGTATCGGACGAAGCTGCAGAAGCCATCAACGGCGAACTGTAA
- a CDS encoding ABC transporter permease, producing the protein MEMFEEFPALGRRPLSEFKQTIDEAFKGFSRAYGEALENFFDPLLKFLVWFEKLLIATPWPIILIIVGGLAWLGSRSVKITVGSVLAFIAIGYLGMWEDTMATLAIISVATLLCIVLGIPIGIFMSRSDRAQAIITPVLDVMQTIPSFVYLIPVVMLLGIGKVPGLLAVCIYAIPPIVRLTNLGIRLVDKDILEAADAFGASPKQKMLGVQIPLALPNIFAGINQTIMMALSMVVIASMIGVKGLGVPVLRAISNQYLALGLMNGLAIVALAIIFDRVSQTYGKRLQAYRKGHGND; encoded by the coding sequence ATGGAAATGTTTGAAGAATTTCCCGCGCTTGGGCGCCGCCCTCTCAGCGAATTTAAGCAAACGATCGACGAAGCCTTCAAAGGCTTCTCTCGCGCCTACGGTGAGGCACTCGAAAACTTCTTTGACCCGCTGCTCAAGTTTCTGGTCTGGTTCGAGAAGCTTCTGATTGCCACCCCGTGGCCGATTATTCTTATCATTGTCGGTGGTCTGGCGTGGCTCGGCTCGCGTTCGGTCAAGATCACTGTTGGTTCTGTTCTCGCTTTCATCGCCATCGGCTACCTCGGTATGTGGGAAGACACGATGGCAACGCTCGCGATTATCTCTGTCGCGACACTACTTTGTATCGTTTTGGGCATTCCGATCGGGATCTTCATGTCCCGCTCCGACCGCGCACAGGCCATCATTACGCCCGTGCTCGACGTCATGCAGACGATCCCGTCCTTCGTTTACCTGATCCCTGTCGTCATGCTGCTGGGTATCGGTAAAGTCCCCGGCCTGCTGGCTGTCTGCATCTATGCGATCCCGCCGATCGTGCGCCTGACGAACCTTGGCATTCGCCTCGTCGACAAGGATATCCTCGAAGCGGCCGATGCATTTGGTGCGAGCCCGAAGCAGAAGATGCTCGGCGTTCAGATCCCGCTGGCACTGCCGAACATCTTTGCGGGTATAAACCAGACCATCATGATGGCTCTGTCGATGGTCGTGATCGCGTCGATGATCGGCGTGAAGGGCCTCGGTGTGCCGGTGCTGCGCGCGATTTCGAACCAGTACCTCGCGCTTGGTCTGATGAACGGTCTCGCTATTGTGGCGCTCGCCATCATCTTCGACCGCGTATCGCAAACTTACGGCAAGCGCCTGCAAGCCTATCGCAAAGGGCACGGCAATGACTGA
- a CDS encoding quaternary amine ABC transporter ATP-binding protein, producing MTDAKVQIKNLYKIFGKNPQKVLPLVKNGMSKPDLLDQHGHVLGIENVSLDIPEKQIQVVMGLSGSGKSTLIRHINRLIEPTDGEILIDGENVLNMDEKQLRQVRRTKTAMVFQKFGLLPHRRVHENVAYGLTIQGVDDAKARERANYWIDRVGLSGYEEHYPGQLSGGMQQRVGLARALATDPEILLMDEAFSALDPLIRFDMQSILLQLQDELNKTIIFITHDLDEALRLGDNIAILRDGAMIQQGDAQQIVMQPADDYIADFTKDINRAKVIELRALARPVESFAGPTLDGETVLEDALKPLAQAPDQTVGVTKRDGSLAGVVKLTEAIEALHG from the coding sequence ATGACTGACGCTAAGGTACAAATCAAAAACCTCTACAAGATCTTCGGCAAGAACCCGCAAAAGGTTCTGCCGCTAGTCAAGAACGGCATGTCGAAGCCCGATCTTCTGGATCAACACGGGCATGTTCTGGGGATCGAGAATGTATCGCTCGATATCCCTGAAAAGCAGATCCAAGTGGTAATGGGCCTGTCGGGCTCGGGCAAATCGACCCTGATCCGTCACATCAACCGCCTGATCGAGCCGACTGACGGCGAAATCCTGATCGACGGCGAAAACGTCCTGAACATGGATGAAAAGCAACTTCGTCAGGTGCGCCGCACCAAGACCGCGATGGTGTTCCAGAAGTTCGGCCTGCTGCCGCACCGCCGTGTGCACGAGAATGTCGCCTACGGTCTGACAATTCAGGGCGTTGACGATGCGAAAGCACGCGAGCGTGCGAACTACTGGATCGACCGGGTGGGTCTGTCCGGCTACGAAGAGCACTATCCGGGTCAGCTTTCAGGCGGGATGCAGCAGCGTGTGGGCCTTGCCCGTGCACTCGCGACCGACCCTGAAATCCTGTTGATGGACGAGGCGTTCTCGGCACTCGACCCGCTGATCCGTTTCGACATGCAGTCGATCCTGCTTCAGCTTCAGGACGAGTTGAACAAGACGATCATCTTCATCACGCACGACCTCGACGAGGCACTGCGCCTTGGCGACAACATCGCGATCCTTCGCGACGGTGCGATGATCCAGCAGGGCGACGCCCAGCAGATTGTGATGCAGCCTGCCGACGACTACATCGCCGACTTCACCAAGGACATTAACCGCGCCAAGGTCATCGAACTGCGCGCGCTGGCCCGTCCGGTCGAATCCTTTGCAGGGCCGACACTCGACGGTGAAACGGTGCTTGAAGACGCGCTAAAGCCGCTCGCCCAAGCGCCCGACCAGACGGTCGGCGTGACAAAGCGGGACGGCAGCCTCGCC